A genomic region of Caldalkalibacillus thermarum contains the following coding sequences:
- a CDS encoding carbohydrate ABC transporter permease translates to MKNKTSTLVKPESNVILKKRPLKKGSKGLILFLLSSILLVVYIFPFALVVLNSFKARVDIVQNPFSLPERLSLDNYIWAYQTMNFSAAFINSLIITVFSVVIIIVFSSMLAYFLVRWKWKMNHLNP, encoded by the coding sequence ATGAAGAACAAAACTTCGACGTTGGTCAAACCAGAAAGCAACGTGATCCTCAAAAAAAGGCCGTTGAAAAAGGGCAGCAAAGGGCTCATCTTATTTTTGCTGTCCAGCATCCTGTTGGTTGTGTATATTTTCCCCTTCGCCCTGGTCGTTTTAAATTCGTTCAAGGCCCGCGTCGATATCGTGCAAAACCCTTTTTCACTGCCGGAGCGGTTGAGTCTGGACAACTACATTTGGGCTTACCAAACCATGAACTTTTCAGCGGCTTTTATCAATTCACTCATTATTACTGTTTTTTCCGTAGTGATTATTATTGTGTTTTCTTCTATGTTGGCCTACTTTTTAGTCCGTTGGAAGTGGAAGATGAATCACCTGAATCCGTGA